The region AGCGCACATCGTCCAGGAACGACGGTTTCCTGCCCTCGATCTGGTGACCGATGAACTGGCCGATCCAGGCCAACACGAACAGCACCAGCGACAGCGGCAGAATCACGATTGGCTGCATCGCCGCCAGCGCGATCAGCATCAGGGCCAGCATCGCCAGCATGCCGAGCGCAAACGGCCGCGACAGTTTTACATAGTACGCCAGGGCGGCCACGCTGCCCGCCAGCGCCACCACCGCATGCACGCTCCACAGCAAGCCCAGCACACTGAACACGATCAGCGGCACGCAGACGATGTGCACCCATTCATTGACGGGATTGCGGTGGCTGTCGCCGTACTGCGCCAGCAGGGTGTCGATGGTGCGCATGGCAGTCTCTGTAGTCATTGTCCGGAAATTCTACACCGGTTTGCTGCTGGCCTGAGCGCGTAGAATGGTGGCTTGCCCATCCGACACAGGAACCGCAGTTGATTCCACCCCTCGCTACCATTGACACCCGCAAACGCTGCTTCGATCCCGTCGTCGACGCCAACACGCGGCTGCTGATACTGGGCAGCCTGCCCGGCGAAAAGTCGCTGGCGCACGGCCAGTACTATGCCCATCCGCAAAACAAGTTCTGGCTGCTGCTGGGGGAAGTGCTGGGCGTCGAGCTGAAAAGCCTGCCGTATGAAGCGCGCCTGTCGACGCTGTTGGCGCATGGGGTCGGGCTGTGGGACGTGGTGGCGCAGGCGCAGCGCTCGGGCAGCCTGGACAGCAATATCCGCGAGCGCGACGATAACGACCTGGTGGCGCTGGCCGCCAGCCTGCCGCGGCTGGACACCATCGCCTTCAACGGCGGCACGGCGGCCAGGCTGGGTTTGAAGGTGCTGGGTGGACAGGCAGAGCGTTACCGCATTGTCAGCCTGCCGTCGAGCAGCCCGGCGTACACGCTGGCGTATGAGGCCAAATTGCAGCAATGGAAAACACTGGAATCAGCTTCCTAGGCGCATCACTGCGCCACAATCCGGAACTCAGTTGCTTTGACGACAGGGCGCACCTGATTGCGTTCCCGCTGCAATTCCACGATGCCGTAATGCGACATCGTTTTCAGCGTGCGTGACAGGTTGCTCTGCTTGCGGCCGGTGACCTCGGCCAATGCGGAAATCGACTCAGGTTGCATGTCCCCGATCACGTGCAGCAGCGCCCGGTTTTCATCGCTGAGCACTTCGGCCAGCGACTTCATGGAGACAAACCAGACTTTCGGTTCGTCGGGTTGTGGCTTGTAGCTGCCACTGGCGATCGCCAGCACGCGTTCGCGAATCTTCTCTTGCGGCATGATGCCTATAAAAATCGGTTTCATTACTTTTTTACCTCCTGAAGCACGCGGTCGACATCCGCAAAGAAATCGTTCAACAATTGTTGCGCATCCTTGAATTCATACGGCACGCCCTGGTCTGAAACATGCCGGTGCTTGTGATCGAAAGCCAGGATCCGTCCCGCATACTTGAATTTCTTTGGCGGCTTGATGAGATGCGCGTTGTCGTAACCCAGTATGCGTTTGCCATACGGTTCATGCAGCGTCAGCGAGTAGCGTATGCCGTGCGGTACTTCGTCCGAGACAGCCGATCGCTGCGCCTCGATCTTGATCCAGTAGCCGTTTTCCTGGTCGAGCAGTGACCCGTCCAGGTCCAGCAGGGTATCGATGGCAGGATCGGTCTTCATGGCCTATATATATCATCAGTTGATATGTTAGCGCTTTCTCGCGCAGTTTTCAAGATGGTGCCACCGGTGCGCATGACGAACCCCCAGGTTTTGTCAAGCTTCCTCACTGCCAGCCTGCCAGCTGCTTGCGCGTCCTGGCTGCTTCTTCACCTTGGCTGTTGTATCCACGCCTAACTCTTTTGCTCCCTCTTCACTTTTGCGCTTGCTTACGCTGATATATTACGTTTAATATCCTGATATATCAGAGTGCGCCAAGTTGGTGCCACGACAAAACATGCAAAGCAAGGAGATGGCAGCGATGACCGAGTTCATGAACCAGGATTTTCTACTCACCACCGAGACGGCCCGCAAGCTGTATCACGAAGTGGCGGCCGACCTGCCGATCATCGATTACCACTCGCACCTGCAACAAGGCGAAATCGCCGCGCGCAAGACCTTCCGCAATATCGCCGAGCTGTGGCTGGCGGGCGACCACTACAAATGGCGCTTGATGCGCACCTCGGGTGTGGCCGAGGAATTCATCACGGGCGAGCGCTCGGACCAGGAAAAATTCCGTGCCTTCTGCAAGGTGCTGCCTCTCGCCATCGGCAATCCGATCCACCACTGGAGCCACCTGGAACTGCGCCGCATCTTCAATATCGACCTGATCATCAACGAGGCGAATGCCGACGCGATCTGGGAACAGGCCAACGCCAAGCTGGCCACGATGGACACCTGGTCGCTGCTGGAGCAAGCAGGCGTGGAAATCGCCTGCACCACCGACGACCCGGCCGACGACCTGCTGCAGCATGGGGAAATTGCCGCCTCCGCACTGAAGACCCGCGTGCTGCCGGCCTACCGTCCCGACAAGGCCATGCGCATCAACCAGCCGCGCTTCGTGGAATACCTGAAACGCCTGGGCGACGTGGCGCAAGTGCCCGTCACCTCGTTTGCCTCGCTGATCGCCGCGCTGGCCGTGCGCGTGGAGTTCTTCCACTCGCGTGGCGCGCGCATCTCGGACCATGCAGTCGACGTCAGCTTGCCGGTGGTGGGCGCGACGCCCGAAGAACTCGAAGCGCTGTTCGCCAGGCGCCTGCAAGGCACCTTGTTGACGGACGTGGAAAACGGCCTGTACCTGCGCGGTCTGCTCGAAGCGATCGGCCGCGTGTACGCCAACTACGGCTGGACCATGTGTCTGCATATCGGCGCCCAGCGCAACAATAACGACCGCATGCGCGCCAAGCTGGGGCCGGACACGGGCTACGACTCGATCTCGGACCTGGGCACCAGCGCCGGCCTGGCCTCCTTGCTGAACGCCCTGGACCAGGACGACCGCCTGCCGAAAACCATGCTGTTCTGCCTGAATCCGAACATGAACGAAGTGCTGTCGACCATGGTCGGCAACTTCCAGGACGGCACCGTCGCCGGCAAGCTGCAGTTCGGCCCGGCCTGGTGG is a window of Janthinobacterium sp. J1-1 DNA encoding:
- a CDS encoding Mpo1-like protein, with product MTTETAMRTIDTLLAQYGDSHRNPVNEWVHIVCVPLIVFSVLGLLWSVHAVVALAGSVAALAYYVKLSRPFALGMLAMLALMLIALAAMQPIVILPLSLVLFVLAWIGQFIGHQIEGRKPSFLDDVRFLLIGPLFVLGFAYRRLRLAY
- a CDS encoding DNA-deoxyinosine glycosylase; the protein is MIPPLATIDTRKRCFDPVVDANTRLLILGSLPGEKSLAHGQYYAHPQNKFWLLLGEVLGVELKSLPYEARLSTLLAHGVGLWDVVAQAQRSGSLDSNIRERDDNDLVALAASLPRLDTIAFNGGTAARLGLKVLGGQAERYRIVSLPSSSPAYTLAYEAKLQQWKTLESAS
- a CDS encoding transcriptional regulator, with the protein product MKPIFIGIMPQEKIRERVLAIASGSYKPQPDEPKVWFVSMKSLAEVLSDENRALLHVIGDMQPESISALAEVTGRKQSNLSRTLKTMSHYGIVELQRERNQVRPVVKATEFRIVAQ
- a CDS encoding DUF6516 family protein, with the protein product MKTDPAIDTLLDLDGSLLDQENGYWIKIEAQRSAVSDEVPHGIRYSLTLHEPYGKRILGYDNAHLIKPPKKFKYAGRILAFDHKHRHVSDQGVPYEFKDAQQLLNDFFADVDRVLQEVKK
- the uxaC gene encoding glucuronate isomerase; this encodes MTEFMNQDFLLTTETARKLYHEVAADLPIIDYHSHLQQGEIAARKTFRNIAELWLAGDHYKWRLMRTSGVAEEFITGERSDQEKFRAFCKVLPLAIGNPIHHWSHLELRRIFNIDLIINEANADAIWEQANAKLATMDTWSLLEQAGVEIACTTDDPADDLLQHGEIAASALKTRVLPAYRPDKAMRINQPRFVEYLKRLGDVAQVPVTSFASLIAALAVRVEFFHSRGARISDHAVDVSLPVVGATPEELEALFARRLQGTLLTDVENGLYLRGLLEAIGRVYANYGWTMCLHIGAQRNNNDRMRAKLGPDTGYDSISDLGTSAGLASLLNALDQDDRLPKTMLFCLNPNMNEVLSTMVGNFQDGTVAGKLQFGPAWWFNDHKEGNLQQLVGFGNHSVLGVFVGMVTDSRSFASYPRHDYFRRLVCRQIGEWVHGGEYPNDFEALSTIVRGICYENARKYFQL